ACGCCGCGCAGATCCTTCGCCTTCGGCAGGGTAGTCACGATCTGCTCATGCTTGATGAGAGCAGCCGCCATATTGGCGAACATGGCCTGACGGTGGCTCGCCGTACGATTGAATTTACGACCGGATCTACGGTGACGCATTGTCTCGTCCTCAAAACTTCGCCGCGCCGGACTGCGCCCCGCGGTCTGATTGGTCTGTTAGTAATGGTCCTCGAAGCGCTTCGCCAGTTCTTCGATGTTCTCCGGCGGCCAGTTCGGGACTTCCATGCCGAGATGCAGCCCCATGCCGGCAAGCACCTCTTTGATTTCGTTCAGAGACTTACGCCCGAAATTCGGCGTGCGCAACATCTCCGCTTCGGTCTTCTGGATGAGATCGCCGATGTAGACGATATTGTCGTTCTTCAGGCAGTTCGCCGAACGCACCGAAAGCTCGAGTTCGTCGACCTTCTTGAGCAACGCCGCGTTGAATTCGAGTTGCGGGATACGCTCCTCGGCGACTTCCTTGCGCGGCTCTTCGAAATTCACGAAGATCGACAGCTGATCCTGGATGATGCGTGCCGCTAGCGCCACCGCGTCTTCCGGAGAAACGGCGCCGTTTGTTTCGACGTCGAGCGTCAGCTTGTCATAGTCGAGGATCTGGCCTTCGCGCGTGTTGGCGATGCGGTACGAGACCTTCTTGACCGGACTGTAAAGGCTGTCGACCGGGATAAGGCCGATCGGCGCGTCGTCGGGGCGATTGCGCTCGGCGGGCACGTAGCCCTTGCCGATGGCCGCAGTCAGCTCCATCCGGACCGTTGCGCCCTCGTCGAGCGTGCAGAGAACGAGATCGGGATTAAGGATTTCAACGTCCGGACCGGCATCGATGTCGCGCGCGCGAGCCACGCCGGGCCCCTCCTTGCGCAGCACCATCCGCTTGACGCCCTCGGAGTGGATGCGAAGGGCAATCTCCTTGACGTTCAGCACGATGTCCGTGACATCCTCGCGAACGCCCGGGATGGACGAAAATTCGTGCAGCACGCCGTCGATGTGAATGGTCGTGACCGCGCCGCCCTGAAGCGACGACAGCAGAACGCGGCGCAGCGCGTTACCGAGCGTCAGGCCGAAACCGCGCTCAAGCGGCTCCGCGACGATGGAAGCCACGTATTTCGGATTCGCCCCGGGGATCACGTTGATCTTGCCCGGCTTGATGAGATCCTGCCAATTCTTGTTAAGCACGTTTCATTCCTTATACGGCGGCATCAGGCGCGAGGTTCCCCGCGCCCGCTCAACTCAGGCGAGACCTGCCCTAGCCTCGCGTCGCGCGCGCCAAAGCGGCGGCGCGACGGAAATCGAAAATACGGTCGCCCTGCCCGGATGACCGGAACGGCGATCTTTATACGCGGCGACGCTTGCGCGGGCGGCACCCGTTGTGCGGGATCGGCGTCACGTCGCGGATCGACGTCACCTGGAACCCGCAAGCCTGGAGCGCACGAAGGGCCGACTCACGTCCCGAACCGGGGCCGCTGACCTCGATCTCGATGGTACGCATGCCGTGTTCCTGAGCCTTGCGGCCCGCGTCTTCGGCGGCCACCTGCGCTGCGTAGGGCGTCGACTTGCGCGAACCCTTGAATCCCATCGCGCCCGACGACGACCACGAAATCGCATTGCCTTGCGCGTCCGTGATCGTGATCATCGTGTTGTTGAAGCTCGCATTCACATGCGCAACGCCCGATGCAATATTTTTCTTCTCGCGGCGTTTGACGCGCGCTTTTTCCTTCGCCATCGTCCCAGTCCCAAAAAATCGAAGCTACAGCGCGATCCACAGATCCGGCGAAACGCCGAGCGCGGACCGCGCCACCTTCAAAGCCAGCCCTTACTTCTTTTTACCGGCGATGGGCTTGGCCGGACCTTTCCGCGTGCGCGCGTTCGTATGCGTCCGCTGACCGCGCACCGGCAGGCCGCGACGATGCCGAAGGCCGCGATAGCAGCCCAAATCCATCAGCCGCTTGATGTTCATCGCAACTTCGCGACGCAGATCGCCCTCGACGACGTAATCGCGGTCGATGACCTCACGGATTTGCAGGATCTCCGCGTCGCTCAGCTCGTTGACCCGGCGTTCCACCGGGATGCTGACCTTGTCACAGATTTCCTTCGCGAATTTCGGGCCGATGCCATGAATGTAGCGAAGGCCGATTTCAACGCGCTTATTGGAAGGGATGTTCACACCCGCGATACGTGCCACGTGGTCCTCGTCGTGTTGCTAAGTTCGAGCGGGTGTCCGCTCATACCGAAAATAAGACAACGGCGCCTGTGAGGCAAAAACCTCCAGACCACCGCAGATCATGAGCCAAGGGCGCCAATATAGTCACCCTTTGCTAATAAGTCCAGACGCGAATGCGCAAGAAAGTCTGCGAACGATCTTGCGCCCCGAATTGATGCGCGAAGGCATCAGCCCGCCGCCCCCAGGATGTCATTCATCTGACGCGTCACCGTTTCGATGGGCGCGTCGCCATTCACCGTCTTGAGCTTTCCCTGCGCCTTGTAGAAGTCGACCAGCGGCTTCGTCTGGGTGTGGTAGACCTCAAGACGCTCCTTCACCGTTTCCGGCTTGTCGTCAGAGCGCCGCTTGAACGCCGTGCCGCCGCAACGGTCGCAGGTGTTCTCGATTTTCGGCAAACGAAAGAAGTCGTTGTAGACCTCGCCGCAGCTCCCGCAGGTGAAGCGCCCCGCGATGCGCTTGACAAGCAGGTCGTCCGGCACATCCACGAGGATCACGGCGCCGATAGTCTTGCCGTGCTTCGTGAGAAACGCGTCGAGTTCCTCGGCCTGCTGATTCGTCCGCGGGAAACCGTCGAGAATGAAGCCCGGCTTGTCGGCGGGAAAGTTCTCAAGTGTCTCGAAGACGACGCCCATCACGACCTCGTCCGGTACAAGCTGGCCGCTCTCCATATAGGATTTCGCCAGCTTGCCGACTTCGGTGCCGTTCGCCACGGCCGCCCGAAGCATGTCTCCCGACGACAGCTGCTTGAGGCCGAAATTATCCTCCAGATACTTCGACTGCGTGCCTTTGCCAGAACCGGGAGGGCCAAGCAAAATGATGTTCATCGACGTTTCGCTCCCCTAAGCTTCGCCTTCTTGATGAGGCCCTCGTATTGATGTGCCAGCAGATGGCTCTGCACCTGCGCAACCGTATCCATCGTAACACTGACCACAATGAGAAGCGAAGTGCCGCCAAAGTAGAACGGCGCCTGCATCTGATAGGACAGGATTTCAGGCAGGATGCACACCGCCGAGACATAGGCCGCGCCGACGAGCGTGATGCGAGTCATCACATAGTCGATGTATTCCGCCGTTCGCTGGCCGGGACGGATGCCGGGGATGAACCCGCCATACTTCTTGAGGTTCTCGGCCGTATCCTTCGGATTGATGACGATCGGCGTGTAGAAGAAGCAGAAGAAGACGATCAAAGCCACATAGAACAGGATGTGCAACGGCTGCCCCGGCCCGAACAAGGTAAGCACCTGGTTCAGCGTCTCGGAGGACTTCCCGACGATCTGCTCGATCGTCGCGGGCAGATAAAGCAGCGTGGACGCGAAGATGGGCGGGATCACGCCGGAGGCATTCAGCTTCAGCGGCAGATGCGAGCTGTCGCCCTGGAACATGCGGTTGCCGACTTGCCGCTTCGGATACTGGATCGTCAGCCGACGCTGCGCCCGTTCGAAGAAGACGACCACCGTAATGACCGCGACCATCATCACGAACAGCCCCAGGATGACCGCCGGAGAAAGCACGCCGCTGCGGCCCTGTTCGAGGATGCGATAGAGCGCCGTGGGCATTTCGGCCACGATACCGGCAAAGATGATCAGCGACGCACCATTGCCGATGCCACGCGCCGTAATCTGTTCGCCGAGCCACACGAGGAACATCGTGCCGCCGACGAGCGAGACGACGGTCGTCAGCTGGAAGAACCAGCCGGGTTCGAGCGCCGAGCTGTTGAGCCCCTGCGCGGTGAGCGTCGCCTGTACCGTCGCAATCACGACCGTAAGGTATCGCGTATACTGGTTGATCTGCTTGCGGCCGGACTCGCCTTCCTTCTTCAGCGCTTCAAGCGTCGGAATAACCGACGTCAGCAGCTGAATGATAATCGATGCCGTGATGTACGGCATGATGTTCAGGAGGAAGATCGCGGAACGGGAAAGAGCGCCGCCCGAAAACACATTCAGCATCCCGAAAACAGTGTTCGGGGCGCTTTCGAACAGTTTCGCGAGAAGCGCTGTATCGATACCGGGCAGCGGAATGAACGTGCCGAGCCGATAGATCAGCAGGGCGCCGAGCGTGAACAAAAGCCGCTGCTTGAGTTCACCGGCCTTTGCAAACGTCGAAAATTTGAGGTTAGCGGCGAGTTGTTCCGCTGCGGAAACCATGACTGCGACTCCGGTTGCGGCGCTTGGGGCGCGGGGGCGCCCGGAGCGTCTGCGCGAGTTTAGCTCGTTAATTCGTCACTGTTTAAGCTCACAGAGCCGTGCGAACGATCCGGTGTCGTGGAACGTAGCGCGGCCAAATCAGTCTGCCTTGGGAGCGCGGGCTTCGCGCTTGGCCAGCGCCTCGCGGCGACGCACGGCACGCTTGCCGTCACCGGCGAGACGATCTTCGCGCGGCAGGGTGATTTCCACCGATCCGCCCGCAGCTTCGACCGCCTTCACCGCCGCTTCGGAAGCCTTGGCGACCTTGAAGGTCAGCTTCGACTTCACTTCGCCGCGCGCAAGAAGCCGAACGCCATCGCGCTCGCGACGAAGCGCGCCGCTCTGGACGAGTGCCTCGGCGTCGATCACCTTCGAGGCGTCGAGCTTCCCGGCGTCGATGGCTTCCTGAACGCGGTCGAGGTTGATGTGCGCGAATTCGAGGCGGAACGGGTTGTTGAAGCCCCGCTTCGGCAGACGCATGTGGATGGGCATCTGGCCGCCTTCAAAGCCCTTGATGGCCACGCCCGAGCGCGCCTTCTGACCCTTGACGCCGCGGCCGCCCGTCTTGCCCTTGCCGGAGCCGATGCCGCGACCGACGCGGATGCGGTCCTTCGTGGCGCCAGGATTATCTCTCAACTCGTTCAGCTTCATAATTCCGTCTCCGGTCGGCGCGTTGCGCTTCCCTTATCGCTTTTTTGCGTCCACCGGCACACCGTTTTCTTCAACGATGCGCACGAGATGCGAAACCTTGTTGATCATGCCGCGGATGGCCGGATTATCGGCCACGACCTTGCGGCGGTGCATCTTGTTCAGGCCGAGGCCCACCAGCGTCTCGCGCTGGTCGAACGGCCTGCGGATCGGGCTGCCGATCTGCTCGATGGTGAGCGTCTTCTTCGCTTCCGCCATGATCGCCTCCCTTACGCCTCAGCCTGAGCGGAGGCCTGGCCTTCCGCGCCGTCGCGACGACGGGTGACGATCTCGCTCACCTTCTTGCCGCGACGCGCCGCGACACCGCGCGGGCTGTCTTCATGCTTCAGCGCATCGAACGTCGCGCGAACCATGTTGTACGGGTTCGACGTGCCGATCGACTTCGCCACGACGTCCTGCACGCCGAGCGTCTCGAAGACGGCGCGCATCGGGCCGCCCGCGATGATGCCGGTGCCGGGAGGCGCCGCACGGAGGAACACCTTGCCCGCGCCGTGATGACCGTGCACGTCGTGATGCAACGTGCGGCCTTCGCGCAGCGGAACGCGGATGAGGTTGCGCTTCGCGGAGTCGGTCGCCTTCTTGATGGCATCCGGCACTTCGCGCGCCTTGCCATGCCCGAAGCCGACCCGGCCCTTCTGGTCGCCAACGACGACGAGTGCTGCAAAACCGAAGCGACGACCGCCCTTCACCACCTTGGCGACGCGGTTGATATGAACGAGCTTGTCCACGAATTCGCTGTCGCGATCATCGCGGTCCCGTTCCTTGCCTCTTTCACGTGGATCACGAGCCACGAGCGTACCCTTTCATTTGTCTCAGACCGGAAGGCCCGAGGCGTATATTAGAAGTTCAACCCAGC
This genomic window from Rhodomicrobium lacus contains:
- a CDS encoding DNA-directed RNA polymerase subunit alpha; translated protein: MLNKNWQDLIKPGKINVIPGANPKYVASIVAEPLERGFGLTLGNALRRVLLSSLQGGAVTTIHIDGVLHEFSSIPGVREDVTDIVLNVKEIALRIHSEGVKRMVLRKEGPGVARARDIDAGPDVEILNPDLVLCTLDEGATVRMELTAAIGKGYVPAERNRPDDAPIGLIPVDSLYSPVKKVSYRIANTREGQILDYDKLTLDVETNGAVSPEDAVALAARIIQDQLSIFVNFEEPRKEVAEERIPQLEFNAALLKKVDELELSVRSANCLKNDNIVYIGDLIQKTEAEMLRTPNFGRKSLNEIKEVLAGMGLHLGMEVPNWPPENIEELAKRFEDHY
- the rpsK gene encoding 30S ribosomal protein S11, which codes for MAKEKARVKRREKKNIASGVAHVNASFNNTMITITDAQGNAISWSSSGAMGFKGSRKSTPYAAQVAAEDAGRKAQEHGMRTIEIEVSGPGSGRESALRALQACGFQVTSIRDVTPIPHNGCRPRKRRRV
- the rpsM gene encoding 30S ribosomal protein S13, which translates into the protein MARIAGVNIPSNKRVEIGLRYIHGIGPKFAKEICDKVSIPVERRVNELSDAEILQIREVIDRDYVVEGDLRREVAMNIKRLMDLGCYRGLRHRRGLPVRGQRTHTNARTRKGPAKPIAGKKK
- a CDS encoding adenylate kinase — translated: MNIILLGPPGSGKGTQSKYLEDNFGLKQLSSGDMLRAAVANGTEVGKLAKSYMESGQLVPDEVVMGVVFETLENFPADKPGFILDGFPRTNQQAEELDAFLTKHGKTIGAVILVDVPDDLLVKRIAGRFTCGSCGEVYNDFFRLPKIENTCDRCGGTAFKRRSDDKPETVKERLEVYHTQTKPLVDFYKAQGKLKTVNGDAPIETVTRQMNDILGAAG
- the secY gene encoding preprotein translocase subunit SecY: MVSAAEQLAANLKFSTFAKAGELKQRLLFTLGALLIYRLGTFIPLPGIDTALLAKLFESAPNTVFGMLNVFSGGALSRSAIFLLNIMPYITASIIIQLLTSVIPTLEALKKEGESGRKQINQYTRYLTVVIATVQATLTAQGLNSSALEPGWFFQLTTVVSLVGGTMFLVWLGEQITARGIGNGASLIIFAGIVAEMPTALYRILEQGRSGVLSPAVILGLFVMMVAVITVVVFFERAQRRLTIQYPKRQVGNRMFQGDSSHLPLKLNASGVIPPIFASTLLYLPATIEQIVGKSSETLNQVLTLFGPGQPLHILFYVALIVFFCFFYTPIVINPKDTAENLKKYGGFIPGIRPGQRTAEYIDYVMTRITLVGAAYVSAVCILPEILSYQMQAPFYFGGTSLLIVVSVTMDTVAQVQSHLLAHQYEGLIKKAKLRGAKRR
- the rplO gene encoding 50S ribosomal protein L15; translated protein: MKLNELRDNPGATKDRIRVGRGIGSGKGKTGGRGVKGQKARSGVAIKGFEGGQMPIHMRLPKRGFNNPFRLEFAHINLDRVQEAIDAGKLDASKVIDAEALVQSGALRRERDGVRLLARGEVKSKLTFKVAKASEAAVKAVEAAGGSVEITLPREDRLAGDGKRAVRRREALAKREARAPKAD
- the rpmD gene encoding 50S ribosomal protein L30; its protein translation is MAEAKKTLTIEQIGSPIRRPFDQRETLVGLGLNKMHRRKVVADNPAIRGMINKVSHLVRIVEENGVPVDAKKR
- the rpsE gene encoding 30S ribosomal protein S5; the encoded protein is MARDPRERGKERDRDDRDSEFVDKLVHINRVAKVVKGGRRFGFAALVVVGDQKGRVGFGHGKAREVPDAIKKATDSAKRNLIRVPLREGRTLHHDVHGHHGAGKVFLRAAPPGTGIIAGGPMRAVFETLGVQDVVAKSIGTSNPYNMVRATFDALKHEDSPRGVAARRGKKVSEIVTRRRDGAEGQASAQAEA